Proteins from one Bradyrhizobium roseum genomic window:
- a CDS encoding phosphoribosylaminoimidazolesuccinocarboxamide synthase — protein sequence MNAMLASDLPLPRIGRGKVRDIYAVGDDRVLLLTTDRISAFDVVMAETIPMKGAVLTQISAWWFRQLEGVVPHHMISADADEIIREVPALRDLRADILGRAMLCRRTTVFPVECVIRGYISGSAWKEYAASGTLAGERLKEGLVESEKLDAPIFSPATKAETGHDENITIARVREILGSDVAEKLESMARTVYNFGERIARHQGIIIADTKFEFGRAADGRIILIDEVMTPDSSRFWAADVYKPGRPQPSFDKQPLRDYLDAERKAGRWNGDAPPPPLPDSVVDATSKRYLEAYRRVTGSELKV from the coding sequence ATGAACGCGATGCTCGCCAGCGACCTGCCCCTGCCGCGGATCGGCCGCGGCAAGGTGCGCGATATCTATGCCGTCGGCGACGACCGCGTGCTGCTGCTCACCACCGACCGCATCAGTGCGTTCGACGTCGTGATGGCCGAAACCATTCCGATGAAGGGCGCGGTGCTGACCCAGATCAGCGCGTGGTGGTTCCGCCAGCTCGAAGGCGTGGTGCCGCATCACATGATCAGCGCCGACGCCGACGAGATCATCCGCGAGGTGCCCGCGCTCAGAGATCTTCGCGCCGATATTCTCGGCCGCGCGATGCTGTGCCGGCGCACCACGGTCTTCCCGGTCGAATGCGTGATCCGCGGCTATATTTCGGGCTCGGCGTGGAAGGAATATGCCGCGTCCGGCACCCTCGCCGGCGAGCGGCTGAAGGAAGGCCTGGTCGAAAGCGAGAAGCTCGACGCGCCGATCTTCAGCCCGGCCACCAAGGCCGAGACCGGTCACGACGAGAACATCACGATCGCCCGCGTGCGCGAGATCCTGGGCAGCGACGTCGCCGAGAAACTCGAGAGCATGGCGCGCACGGTGTATAATTTCGGCGAACGCATCGCCCGCCACCAGGGCATCATTATCGCCGACACCAAGTTCGAGTTCGGCCGCGCGGCGGACGGCCGCATCATCCTGATCGACGAGGTGATGACGCCGGACAGTTCGCGGTTCTGGGCAGCGGATGTCTACAAGCCCGGCCGGCCGCAGCCCTCCTTCGACAAGCAGCCGCTGCGCGACTATCTCGACGCCGAACGAAAGGCCGGCCGCTGGAACGGCGATGCGCCGCCCCCACCATTGCCCGACAGCGTGGTGGACGCGACGAGCAAGCGCTATCTCGAAGCGTACCGCCGGGTGACGGGAAGCGAGTTGAAGGTCTGA
- a CDS encoding AraC family transcriptional regulator, translating into MLLSTIDIALRGATVALLLLLATSLFRGFGTVLAGRLAAAFAVGSAAHAVTASIGATGPISATHAPLIAISTGNVVVFWLFTRALFDEAFRLRAWHALVWAAVAAFSFVNCMWLAPASGARLSIIAVNLLALGFIVLAVVQTIASWSSDLVEGRRRVRVFIVSAAALYGGLNALLQISMAGGGPAEFANAVNSAALAAVVASISMAMMRVDGADLFPVTPAVTTETSEAAAVEPAADQKLVDALMRLMADERIYRHDNVTIGTLATKLKIPEYRLRRLINQRLGYRNFNVFLNEHRIAEAKAALADPSQAEVPVITIAMDAGFQSLGPFNRAFKATTGVTPTEYRRLKASAA; encoded by the coding sequence ATGCTGCTTTCCACCATCGATATCGCCCTGCGCGGCGCCACCGTGGCGCTGCTGCTGTTGCTGGCGACATCGCTGTTTCGCGGCTTTGGCACGGTGCTTGCCGGGCGATTGGCCGCGGCTTTTGCGGTCGGTTCGGCGGCGCATGCCGTGACCGCATCGATCGGCGCGACCGGGCCGATATCCGCGACCCATGCACCGCTGATCGCGATCTCGACCGGTAATGTCGTGGTGTTCTGGCTGTTCACGCGGGCGCTGTTCGACGAGGCATTCAGGCTCCGCGCGTGGCATGCGCTGGTTTGGGCGGCGGTCGCTGCCTTCAGCTTCGTCAACTGCATGTGGCTGGCGCCGGCCTCCGGGGCGCGGCTCTCGATCATTGCCGTCAACCTGCTGGCGCTCGGCTTCATCGTGCTGGCGGTTGTGCAGACCATCGCCTCCTGGTCTTCGGATCTCGTCGAGGGCCGGCGTCGCGTCCGCGTCTTCATCGTCAGCGCGGCGGCGCTGTATGGCGGATTGAATGCGCTGCTGCAGATATCGATGGCCGGCGGCGGTCCGGCGGAGTTCGCCAACGCCGTCAATTCCGCCGCGCTGGCCGCCGTGGTGGCATCGATATCGATGGCGATGATGCGCGTCGACGGCGCCGACCTGTTCCCGGTAACGCCAGCGGTTACGACCGAAACAAGCGAAGCGGCTGCGGTCGAACCCGCCGCCGACCAGAAGCTCGTCGATGCGCTGATGCGGCTGATGGCCGACGAACGCATTTACCGCCACGACAACGTCACCATCGGGACGCTCGCCACAAAACTCAAGATCCCCGAATACCGGCTGCGGCGGCTGATCAACCAGCGGCTCGGCTACCGCAATTTCAATGTGTTCCTCAATGAGCACCGGATCGCGGAGGCCAAGGCGGCGCTGGCCGATCCGAGCCAGGCCGAGGTCCCCGTCATCACGATTGCGATGGACGCCGGCTTCCAGTCGCTGGGGCCTTTCAACCGCGCCTTCAAGGCCACCACGGGCGTTACGCCGACCGAATATCGCCGGCTCAAGGCCAGCGCGGCCTGA
- a CDS encoding MmgE/PrpD family protein, protein MANETATLAAYVADLKFEDIPPEVLERAKVLTLDFLGSTIRARRDAESTASLLKMLEALALDGKGDSTVFGDVKTWTPAVAALLNGALGHSLDFDDTHADSSLHPSAPVVPAAFAVGEMVGASGRDVLTAIVAGYEVCCRLGNALDPTSHYARGFHPTATAGTYGAAAAAGKLFGLSKDQIISAFGVSGSQAAGSLQFLVNGAWNKRYQVGAAAMNGVIAATLARNDFVGSTESVEGKHGLLVGYSDDAHPEKATAGLGKTYETLKIGVKPYPSCRYTHAALDALIAMRREHNLTPDQIKRVEIGLHRNGITLTGDAATKRHPTSIVGGQFSMFFTGALALDQGSFGWDDYNRLGDAAVNALADKFDVVQDDRLEIGRTHPFGARVSITTDDGVHERLYADPSGEPNSFPDAQAMQQKFLTLARPVLNGRADQLADAILSLERFDRVAKATQLGRQ, encoded by the coding sequence ATGGCCAACGAAACCGCAACGCTCGCCGCCTACGTCGCCGACCTGAAATTCGAAGACATCCCGCCGGAGGTGCTGGAGCGCGCAAAAGTGCTGACGCTGGATTTCCTCGGCAGCACGATCCGGGCGCGGCGCGACGCGGAATCCACGGCGTCGCTGCTCAAGATGCTGGAAGCGCTGGCACTGGACGGCAAGGGCGACTCCACCGTGTTCGGCGACGTCAAGACCTGGACACCGGCGGTCGCCGCATTGCTCAACGGTGCGCTCGGCCATTCCCTCGATTTCGACGACACCCATGCCGATTCCTCGCTGCATCCAAGTGCGCCCGTGGTGCCGGCGGCGTTCGCGGTCGGCGAAATGGTCGGCGCCTCGGGGCGCGACGTGCTCACTGCGATCGTGGCCGGATATGAGGTGTGCTGCCGGCTTGGCAACGCGCTCGACCCGACCTCGCATTATGCGCGCGGCTTTCACCCGACCGCGACGGCAGGCACCTATGGCGCAGCCGCGGCGGCCGGCAAGCTGTTCGGCCTGTCGAAGGACCAGATCATCTCCGCGTTCGGCGTGTCCGGCAGCCAGGCCGCGGGCTCGCTGCAATTCCTCGTCAACGGCGCCTGGAACAAGCGCTACCAGGTCGGCGCCGCGGCGATGAACGGTGTGATCGCCGCAACGCTGGCGCGCAACGATTTCGTCGGCTCGACTGAATCCGTCGAGGGCAAGCACGGCCTGCTCGTCGGCTACAGCGACGACGCGCACCCCGAAAAGGCCACCGCCGGCCTTGGCAAGACCTATGAGACGCTGAAGATCGGCGTAAAACCGTATCCGAGCTGCCGCTACACCCATGCCGCACTGGATGCGCTGATCGCGATGCGGCGGGAGCACAATCTGACGCCGGACCAGATCAAGCGCGTCGAGATCGGCCTGCATCGCAACGGCATCACGCTGACCGGCGACGCCGCCACCAAGCGGCATCCGACCTCGATCGTCGGCGGGCAGTTCTCGATGTTCTTCACCGGCGCGCTGGCGCTCGACCAGGGCAGTTTCGGCTGGGACGATTACAACCGGCTCGGCGACGCCGCCGTCAATGCGCTCGCCGACAAGTTCGACGTGGTGCAGGACGACCGCCTCGAAATCGGCCGCACCCACCCCTTCGGCGCGCGCGTCTCCATCACCACCGATGACGGCGTGCATGAGCGACTCTACGCCGATCCCTCCGGCGAACCGAACTCGTTCCCCGACGCGCAGGCGATGCAGCAGAAATTCCTGACGCTGGCCCGCCCCGTGCTGAATGGCCGTGCCGATCAGCTCGCGGATGCGATTCTTTCTCTCGAACGATTCGACCGCGTTGCCAAGGCCACGCAGTTGGGGCGGCAGTAG
- a CDS encoding GNAT family N-acetyltransferase, which translates to MIPPLKPGAKLLKADGPVIETARLILRPWRASDIAANTAMLSDPGTARYITSDGVAITTEIGGWRNAAVISGHWALHGFGMFAVEEKSSRRYIGRVGPWCPPGWPGFEVGWGIDRACRGKGYAVEAARASIAWTFATFQIDEIIHCIDADNEPSKRVARRLGAKHDGEVDMHGKPNERWVTVRATWKG; encoded by the coding sequence ATGATCCCTCCGCTCAAGCCCGGCGCAAAGCTCCTGAAGGCCGACGGTCCCGTCATCGAGACCGCGCGCCTGATCTTGCGGCCGTGGCGCGCGAGCGACATTGCCGCCAATACCGCGATGCTGTCCGATCCCGGCACCGCGCGCTACATCACGTCCGACGGCGTCGCAATCACCACCGAAATCGGCGGCTGGCGCAACGCTGCGGTGATATCAGGGCATTGGGCGCTGCACGGCTTCGGCATGTTCGCCGTCGAGGAGAAATCGAGCCGCCGCTATATCGGCCGCGTCGGGCCGTGGTGCCCGCCGGGATGGCCGGGCTTCGAGGTCGGCTGGGGCATCGACCGCGCCTGTCGCGGCAAGGGTTATGCGGTGGAAGCGGCGAGGGCGTCGATCGCATGGACATTCGCAACCTTCCAGATCGACGAGATCATCCATTGCATCGATGCCGACAACGAACCCTCCAAGCGCGTCGCGCGGCGCCTTGGCGCAAAGCATGACGGCGAGGTCGACATGCACGGCAAGCCCAACGAGCGCTGGGTTACCGTGCGGGCCACATGGAAAGGCTGA
- a CDS encoding serine hydrolase domain-containing protein, which translates to MKRRNLIFILAGATALCALTLTAARARDVPKVATGFVANVVCTETFVSGLDPARAFAETTSAMPGAGLIAWALDYRVDRVRKDVSVTLFGLGRSHAVYRGEGLGCRLDHGGAVADIAVPSPDAKAALLPEIAGPSIVAPQTPQLAAALDRAFAEPDKSTPRNTRAIVVMKDGRVVAERYADGIGIDTPLLGFSATKSVMSALAGVLVRKGALKLHEPVPIAAWQGVDDPRRAITLDHLIRHTAGLKLGSSLQASLASALEPVNRMKFLEADMAAYAESMPLETAPGAAWNYHDGNTVILGHVIRQASGGSASRMMRFARQELFDPLGMRHVALEFDASGNAEGSSQMLASARDWARFGQLYLNDGVAGSKRILPEGWVKYSASPTPNAWVGQGAGFWTNHGDSFGATYRTERGWPRDTFFAKGTIGQYVIIVPSARLVIVRLGRSPNRPPEADGVFDLVRDVVAATSDKAKLAGAN; encoded by the coding sequence ATGAAACGACGAAATCTGATCTTCATCCTCGCTGGCGCCACGGCGCTTTGCGCGCTCACCCTGACGGCCGCTCGCGCCCGCGACGTGCCGAAAGTCGCGACCGGCTTCGTCGCCAATGTCGTCTGCACCGAAACCTTCGTCTCCGGCCTCGATCCCGCGCGCGCATTTGCCGAGACGACGTCGGCGATGCCCGGCGCCGGACTGATCGCCTGGGCGCTCGACTATCGTGTCGATCGCGTGCGCAAGGATGTCTCGGTGACGCTGTTCGGCCTGGGCCGGAGCCACGCCGTCTACCGCGGCGAAGGCCTCGGCTGCCGTCTCGATCATGGTGGGGCGGTCGCCGACATCGCGGTGCCGTCGCCCGATGCAAAGGCGGCGTTGCTGCCCGAGATCGCCGGTCCCTCCATCGTCGCGCCGCAGACGCCGCAACTGGCCGCCGCGCTCGATCGCGCCTTTGCCGAGCCGGACAAATCGACGCCGCGCAACACGCGGGCGATCGTCGTCATGAAGGATGGCCGCGTCGTCGCCGAGCGCTATGCCGATGGCATCGGCATCGATACGCCGCTGCTCGGCTTCTCCGCGACCAAATCGGTGATGTCGGCGCTTGCCGGCGTCCTCGTGCGCAAAGGCGCGCTGAAACTGCACGAGCCGGTGCCGATTGCCGCGTGGCAAGGCGTCGACGATCCAAGGCGCGCCATCACCCTCGATCATCTGATCCGGCACACCGCAGGCCTCAAGCTCGGCAGTTCCCTGCAGGCGTCGCTGGCGTCCGCGCTCGAGCCGGTCAACCGGATGAAATTTCTGGAAGCGGACATGGCGGCCTATGCGGAGAGCATGCCGCTGGAGACGGCGCCGGGCGCCGCGTGGAATTATCACGACGGCAACACCGTCATCCTGGGCCACGTGATCCGGCAGGCCTCGGGCGGCAGCGCGTCAAGGATGATGCGCTTCGCGCGGCAGGAATTGTTCGATCCGCTCGGCATGCGCCACGTCGCGCTCGAATTCGATGCGTCCGGCAATGCGGAGGGATCGAGCCAGATGCTGGCCAGCGCGCGCGACTGGGCGCGCTTCGGCCAGCTCTACCTCAATGACGGCGTCGCCGGCAGCAAGCGCATCCTGCCGGAAGGCTGGGTGAAATATTCCGCGTCGCCGACGCCAAACGCGTGGGTCGGGCAGGGCGCTGGTTTCTGGACCAATCACGGCGACAGTTTTGGCGCGACCTACCGCACCGAACGCGGCTGGCCGCGCGACACGTTTTTCGCCAAGGGTACGATCGGGCAGTATGTGATCATCGTGCCGTCTGCGCGGCTGGTGATTGTGAGGTTAGGCCGCTCGCCGAACCGGCCGCCGGAAGCCGACGGCGTGTTCGATCTCGTGCGCGATGTGGTTGCGGCCACCAGCGACAAGGCGAAGCTGGCGGGTGCGAATTGA
- a CDS encoding pirin family protein, whose translation MSWQPSNDPVLGDPKTCDALDLIIVPRTRDLGDGFAVRRALPHGKRQMVGPFIFFDHFGPVQFMAGKGMDVRPHPHIGLATVTYLFDGSIMHRDSEGNIQEIQPGAMNLMTAGRGIAHSERTPDVQRRDGQKMLGLQSWIALPAGSEEIAPSFQHYAADALPTVKENGFTARIIAGSGFGVKSPVSMVSPWFYSEVTAQAGISVPLDPDHEERAIYLVDGEVEIANERHEGPSLLIFRPGDRITVKTIKPTRMMFLGGDALEGPRHIWWNFVSSSKERIEQAKQDWKTGRFAAVPQEHEFIPLPE comes from the coding sequence ATGAGCTGGCAGCCATCCAACGATCCCGTGCTCGGCGATCCCAAGACCTGCGACGCACTCGACCTGATCATCGTGCCGCGCACCCGCGATCTCGGCGACGGCTTTGCCGTGCGCCGCGCACTGCCGCATGGCAAGCGACAGATGGTCGGGCCTTTCATCTTCTTCGATCATTTCGGGCCGGTGCAGTTCATGGCCGGCAAGGGCATGGACGTGCGGCCGCATCCGCATATCGGGCTGGCCACCGTCACCTATCTGTTCGACGGCTCGATCATGCACCGTGACAGCGAGGGCAACATCCAGGAGATCCAGCCCGGCGCGATGAACCTGATGACGGCCGGGCGCGGCATCGCGCATTCCGAACGTACGCCGGACGTGCAACGCCGTGACGGCCAGAAGATGCTCGGACTACAAAGCTGGATCGCGCTGCCGGCCGGATCGGAAGAGATCGCGCCGTCGTTCCAGCACTATGCCGCCGACGCACTGCCGACCGTGAAGGAAAACGGGTTCACCGCGCGCATCATCGCAGGCAGCGGCTTTGGCGTGAAATCGCCGGTCAGCATGGTGTCGCCGTGGTTCTACTCGGAAGTGACGGCGCAGGCCGGCATCAGCGTGCCGCTCGATCCGGATCACGAGGAGCGGGCGATCTACCTGGTCGATGGCGAGGTCGAGATTGCGAATGAACGTCACGAGGGACCGAGCCTGCTGATCTTCCGCCCCGGCGATCGCATCACGGTGAAGACGATCAAGCCGACGCGCATGATGTTTCTGGGCGGCGACGCGCTGGAGGGCCCGCGCCACATCTGGTGGAATTTCGTCTCCTCCAGCAAGGAGCGGATCGAGCAGGCCAAACAGGACTGGAAAACCGGCCGTTTTGCCGCCGTTCCGCAGGAACATGAGTTCATTCCGCTGCCGGAGTGA